The following coding sequences lie in one Streptomyces albofaciens JCM 4342 genomic window:
- a CDS encoding MFS transporter yields the protein MRKVLVQTRSFSPAARLLMVNQFAINLGFYMLMPYLAAHLAGDLGLAAWAVGLVLGVRNLSQQGMFLIGGTLADRFGYKPPILAGCLLRTGGFALLGWVDSLPALIAASAATGFAGALFNPAVRAYLAAEAGERRVDAFATFNVYYQAGMLLGPPAGLALLAADFRAVCTVAAVIFAALSVLQIRALPARRGATGSRPEAGGTAARSVWAQWRQVAANRPFLLFSAAMIGSYVLTFQVYLVLPLAADAALGANGTKATSALFVVSAAVAVAGQLRLTGWAKRRFTPHQALTGGLAALGIAFAPLALVPAGSGAAVLAALVASVAVLAAAGAVVYPFEMDTVVALSGNNLVATHYGFYNTVSGLGITLGNLALGALWDAAHADAPWLVWTALALTGAGCATAVAALARNGHLNSPAPQPAIA from the coding sequence GTGAGGAAAGTCCTCGTACAGACACGTTCGTTCAGCCCGGCCGCCCGGCTGTTGATGGTCAACCAGTTCGCCATCAACCTGGGCTTCTACATGCTCATGCCCTACCTGGCCGCTCACCTCGCCGGAGACCTGGGCCTGGCGGCCTGGGCGGTCGGCCTGGTGCTCGGCGTCCGCAACCTCTCCCAGCAAGGCATGTTCCTCATCGGCGGCACCCTCGCCGACCGCTTCGGCTACAAGCCGCCGATCCTGGCCGGCTGCCTGCTGCGCACCGGCGGCTTCGCCCTGCTGGGCTGGGTGGACAGCCTCCCGGCGCTGATCGCCGCGTCGGCGGCGACCGGGTTCGCCGGCGCCCTGTTCAACCCCGCGGTACGCGCTTACCTCGCCGCCGAGGCCGGCGAACGGCGGGTGGACGCCTTCGCCACCTTCAACGTCTACTACCAGGCCGGCATGCTGCTCGGCCCGCCGGCCGGACTGGCTCTGCTGGCCGCCGACTTCCGCGCCGTGTGCACCGTGGCCGCCGTGATCTTCGCCGCCCTCAGCGTGCTCCAGATCCGCGCCCTGCCCGCCCGGCGCGGCGCCACCGGCTCCCGTCCGGAGGCCGGGGGCACGGCAGCGCGCTCGGTGTGGGCGCAGTGGCGGCAGGTCGCCGCCAACCGGCCGTTCCTGCTGTTCTCCGCCGCGATGATCGGCTCGTACGTGCTGACGTTCCAGGTCTACCTGGTGCTGCCGCTGGCCGCCGACGCCGCCCTCGGCGCGAACGGCACGAAGGCCACCAGCGCGCTGTTCGTCGTGTCCGCAGCGGTGGCGGTGGCCGGTCAACTGCGGCTGACAGGCTGGGCCAAGCGGCGCTTCACTCCCCATCAGGCCCTGACCGGCGGCCTGGCCGCGCTGGGTATCGCGTTCGCGCCCCTGGCGCTCGTCCCCGCCGGGTCGGGTGCCGCGGTGCTGGCGGCCCTGGTCGCCTCGGTCGCGGTGCTCGCCGCGGCCGGCGCGGTGGTCTACCCCTTCGAGATGGACACCGTCGTCGCCCTGTCCGGGAACAACCTGGTGGCCACCCACTACGGCTTCTACAACACCGTTTCGGGCCTCGGCATCACCCTGGGCAACCTGGCCCTGGGCGCACTGTGGGACGCCGCCCACGCCGACGCCCCCTGGCTGGTGTGGACGGCCCTGGCCCTCACCGGAGCAGGATGCGCGACCGCGGTAGCCGCCCTCGCCCGCAACGGACACCTGAACAGCCCCGCCCCCCAGCCGGCCATCGCCTGA
- a CDS encoding PLP-dependent cysteine synthase family protein: MTNPHLSSVLDFHPSSPASSPAQLLAASARSAATPAALVGDTPVLWVGEPFTPAGRGFWAKLEGHNPGGIKDRTALYMVAAARERGDLRPGARIVESTSGTLGLGLALAGITFGHPVSVVTDPGMEAQVTGLLRAYGAEVHTVTAPHPDGGWQQARRDKVAELLAAYPHAWCPDQYHNPDNVAAYRPLAHELVAQLGRIDTLVVAVGTGGHSAGIGRVLRAFFPALRVVGVDTCASTIFGQPAGTRLMRGLGSSIYPRNVAYEMFDEVHWVAAPEAVWAARALARTRYATGGWSVGAVALVARHLARTSPAEDRIAAVFPDGPHRYVSTVFDDDYCRTHRLLRHEPADAPDEIAHPAQAVVTRWTRCRTVTDPCPASPSATADGLSGAAR; this comes from the coding sequence ATGACGAACCCACACCTGTCATCCGTCCTGGACTTCCACCCTTCCTCTCCCGCCTCTTCCCCCGCCCAACTGCTGGCCGCCTCGGCGCGGTCGGCCGCCACACCGGCCGCCCTGGTCGGTGACACCCCCGTCCTGTGGGTGGGCGAGCCGTTCACCCCCGCCGGGCGCGGATTCTGGGCCAAGCTGGAGGGCCACAACCCCGGCGGCATCAAGGACCGCACCGCCCTGTACATGGTGGCCGCCGCCCGCGAGCGCGGGGACCTGCGGCCCGGCGCCCGGATCGTGGAGTCCACCTCCGGCACCCTCGGCCTCGGCCTGGCGCTGGCCGGCATCACCTTCGGCCACCCCGTGTCGGTGGTCACCGATCCCGGCATGGAGGCGCAGGTCACCGGGCTGCTACGGGCGTACGGCGCCGAGGTCCACACCGTCACCGCCCCGCACCCGGACGGCGGCTGGCAGCAGGCCCGCCGCGACAAGGTGGCCGAGCTGCTGGCCGCGTACCCGCACGCCTGGTGCCCGGACCAGTACCACAACCCCGACAACGTGGCCGCCTACCGGCCCCTGGCGCACGAGCTGGTCGCGCAGCTCGGCCGGATCGACACCCTGGTCGTCGCGGTCGGCACCGGCGGCCACTCCGCGGGCATCGGCCGCGTCCTGCGCGCCTTCTTCCCCGCGCTGCGGGTGGTGGGCGTGGACACCTGCGCCTCGACCATCTTCGGGCAGCCGGCCGGCACCCGGCTGATGCGCGGCCTGGGCTCGTCGATCTACCCGCGCAACGTCGCCTACGAGATGTTCGACGAGGTCCACTGGGTCGCCGCCCCGGAAGCGGTCTGGGCCGCCCGCGCCCTGGCCCGTACCCGGTACGCCACCGGCGGCTGGAGCGTGGGCGCGGTCGCGCTGGTCGCCCGCCACCTCGCCCGTACGTCCCCGGCGGAGGACCGTATCGCGGCGGTCTTCCCCGACGGCCCGCACCGCTACGTCTCCACCGTCTTCGACGACGACTACTGCCGTACCCACCGGTTGCTGCGACACGAACCGGCCGACGCCCCCGACGAGATCGCCCATCCCGCCCAGGCGGTGGTCACCCGCTGGACGCGCTGCCGCACCGTCACCGACCCCTGCCCCGCGTCCCCGAGCGCCACGGCCGACGGCCTGAGCGGAGCGGCCCGGTGA
- a CDS encoding PadR family transcriptional regulator: MPSPRSPKLNLISLAILELLDERNMHPYEMQQTLRDRGRDRLVKLTVGSLYHAVERLEKFRLIEAVDTSRQGRLPERTVYSITADGRAAFTDRLREMVSTPAPEYLEFPLALAFLHVLGREEAIEWLTWRAAMLEAEIAAEETVAARLTGFGTEELYFLDLTWQTAAARAQLEWIRTVVERLASGALPWPSEAAGRQQELKLPEPGQPVHGPAADDTGSEAG; this comes from the coding sequence GTGCCTTCTCCAAGATCACCAAAGCTCAATCTGATCTCGCTGGCCATTCTGGAGCTGCTGGACGAGAGGAACATGCACCCGTACGAGATGCAGCAGACGCTGCGGGATCGGGGAAGGGACCGCCTCGTCAAGCTCACCGTGGGTTCCCTCTACCACGCGGTGGAGCGCCTGGAGAAGTTCCGTCTCATCGAAGCGGTGGACACCAGCCGGCAGGGCCGCCTTCCCGAGCGCACGGTGTATTCCATCACCGCGGACGGGCGAGCGGCCTTCACCGACCGGTTGCGCGAGATGGTGTCCACTCCCGCCCCCGAGTACCTCGAATTCCCCCTGGCTCTGGCCTTCTTGCACGTACTCGGGCGCGAGGAAGCCATCGAGTGGCTGACCTGGCGGGCAGCGATGCTGGAAGCCGAGATCGCCGCCGAGGAGACGGTGGCCGCCCGGCTCACCGGATTCGGGACCGAGGAGCTGTACTTCCTCGATCTGACCTGGCAGACGGCCGCCGCACGAGCCCAGCTGGAGTGGATCCGGACGGTCGTGGAACGGCTCGCGAGCGGTGCGTTGCCCTGGCCTTCAGAGGCGGCCGGCCGGCAGCAGGAGCTGAAGTTGCCGGAGCCCGGGCAGCCTGTGCACGGGCCGGCTGCCGACGACACCGGAAGCGAGGCGGGTTGA